GGTCGCGGAGTAGCTCGTCGTTCCGTCCTTCTCGACGGCCGGCGCCGCCGGGAAGCGGAGCTCCGGCCCGCTCATGGGGGCGTAGAGGATCCCGGCATCGGAGACCTCCACGCTCCAGAACGGCTCGTTGCCCATCGCCTTGAGGCGGAAGGCGGCCTTCTTTTCGCCGCAGGCGGGGCCTTCGCGATAGATCCGCCGCAGCTCGAGCAGCTCGGCCCGGCGCTTGCGGGAGTCGAGCCGGCCGAGGAACTCGGCGTAGACGCTGCGGCCGGGCACGGCCTCGATGGCGTCGAGCGCGGCGCGCAGGTCCCCTTCGCTGCGGTCGGCGAGCGGGTAGCGGCGCTTGTCGTCGCAGGGCATGAAGGTCGATTCCTTGCGGGCCACCAGCAGGTGCCCGCGCAGGGGGACGAGCTTCCCGCTCAGGCGGGCAGGCGCCTTGGGCTTCGACGGCTTCTTCTTCGCATGTGCCGGGCAGTACGCGATGGACATCATGGCCAGGAGTATGAGGGCGCTTCTCATGAGTTCTCCGTCGGGCGTTAAACGTTATATGGCAGGCACCGGGATCAGTGGCGGAAGTGGCGCACGCCCGTGAGCAGCATGGCGATGCCGTGCTCGTCGGCGGCGGCCGTGACCTCGGCGTCGCGCACCGAGCCGCCGGGGTGGATGACGGCGCTCACTCCGAGCCGGGCGGCTTCGTCGAGGCCGTCGCGGAAGGGGAAGAAGGCGTCGCCGGCGAGCACGAGCGGGGAGGCCGCGGGGTTCGTCTCCCGGTACTTCGCGTACTTCTCTCCCGCGATGCGCACGGAGTCGACGCGCGACATCTGCCCGGCGCCGATGCCGACCGTGCGGTCGGCGGCGGCGAGGACGATGGCGTTGGACTTCACGTACTTGCAGGCGGCCCAGGCGAAGCGCAGGGCGCGCTCCTCCTCGGGCGTCGGCGCGCGCTTGGTGACGAGGCGCGGCTCGTCCTTGAGGAGCAGGCGGTCGGGTTCGTAGACCAGCGTCTCGCGGCCCAGCGAGCGCAGCTGGAGCTCGCGGGCGGGAGGGGCGTCCATGCGCACGAGGCGCAGGTTCGGCTTCTTCTTCAGGAGCTCGAGGGCTTCGGGTTCGAAGGAGGGGGCGGAGAGGACCTCGACGAAGCGCTTGGAGAGCGCCGCCGCGACCGCGGCGTCGACGGGCCGGTTGAAGGCGAGGACGCCGCCGAAGGCGCTGAGCGGGTCGCAGGCCCAGGCCTTCTCGAGCGCCTCGGCGAGGGTCCCGGCCACGGCGACCCCGGAGGGGGTGACGTGCTTGAAGACGACGACCGCGGGCTCCTCGTGCTCGCTCACGGCCTCCCAGGTGCCGAAGGCGTCGAGGAGGTTGTTGAAGGAGAGCTCCTTGCCGTGCAGCTGCTCGAAGCTCGGCGCTTTCCCGGCTCGGGCGTAGAGCGCGGCCTTCTGGTGGGGGTTCTCCCCGTAGCGCAGCTCGAAAAGCTTGTCGAAGGAGGCCTCGAGCCTCTGCGGGAAGGGAGCGGACGCCTCCGGCGTCCGCCGGGGGCTTGCCGAGGGCGTGGAAGAAGCCGCGGCGGGAAGCCCCGCGGGGACGGGGACCGCCGACCAGGCGCGCGCGATCATGGCGTCGTAGGCGGCCGTGTGCTCGAAGGCGGCCGAGGCCAGGCGGCGGCGCGTGTCCTCCGAGAGGCGTCCGGAGCCGCGCTCGAGCTCGGCGAGGAGCCCCGCGTAGTCGGCGGGGGAGACCACGACGGCGACATCCTCGTGGTTCTTGGCGGCCGCGCGGATGAGGGTGACCCCGCCGATGTCGATGTTCTCGACCTGTTCGGCCCCGAAGGCCGGGGCGGAGCCGGCGGCCTTCGCGAAGGGGTAGAGGTTCACCGCGACGAGGTCGATGGGCTCGATGCCGTGCGCGGCGGCCTCCCGTCGGTGCTCCGCGTCGGCGCGGCGCATGAGGATCCCGCCGTGGACGCGGGGGTGCAGCGTCTTCACCCGTCCGCCGAGGATCTCAGGGAAGCCGGTGAGGGTCTCGAGCGCGCGGACCTCGACGCCGGCCTCGCGCAGGAGCTTCGCGGTGCCCGAGGTGGAGACGATCTCCACGCCGAGCGCCTCGAGCCCCCTGGCGAACTCGACGACGCCGGCCTTCTCGGAGACGGTGATCAGGGCCCGGCGCACCCTGCGCGGGTCCTCGCGGTCGCAGGGGAGGACTTCGACGCGGCCCTCGCGCACGCGCACGCGCTCGTCGGCGAAGAGTCGGACGGCTTCGGGATAGAGGATGTGTTCGGCCTGCAGCACGCGCGCGGCGAGGCTGCCCGCGTCGTCCTCCGGGAGGACGGGCACCGGCGCCTGCAGGACGATGGGGCCGTGGTCGTAGACCGCGTCGATGAGGTGCACGGTGCAGCCGGAGACGCGGGCGCCGGAGGCGAGGACGGCCTCGTGGACGCGCCGGCCGTAGAGCCCCTTGCCCCCGAACGCCGGCAGCAGCGCCGGGTGGATGTTCAGGATGCGGTCGGGGAAGGCCTCGAGCATCGGGGCCTCGAGCTTGAGGAGGAAGCCCGCGAGGCAGACGAGGTCCACGCCGCGGCGGCGACACTCCGCGGCGAGGCGCGCGCTGTAGGCCTCGAGGTCGGGGGAGTCCCCGGGAGGGACGGCGAGGGTCTCGAGGCCCGCCTCGCGCGCGCGGCGCAGGGCCCCGGCGGCGGGGCGGCTCGAGACGACCAGCACGATCTTCCCGCGGATGCGGCGGCCGCGGCAGGCGTCGATGAGCGCCTGGAGGTCCGTGCCCTCACCGGAGGCGAAGACGGCGATGTTGAGCATATTATCGACTCTCCCCCACCCTGCCCTCCCCGCGGGGGAGGACAGTGAGGAAACTGAACGGCGCGAACAGCGCGCGGCTAACGCAAATCTACCCCTTGCTTCCCTCTCACGATCTCGCCGATGACGCGGGCCTGCGGCAGGACGCGCCGGGCCAGCTCGACGGCGTTGGGGCGCACGACGATCACCATGCCGATGCCCATGTTGAAGGTGCGCC
The DNA window shown above is from Elusimicrobiota bacterium and carries:
- the purH gene encoding bifunctional phosphoribosylaminoimidazolecarboxamide formyltransferase/IMP cyclohydrolase, coding for MLNIAVFASGEGTDLQALIDACRGRRIRGKIVLVVSSRPAAGALRRAREAGLETLAVPPGDSPDLEAYSARLAAECRRRGVDLVCLAGFLLKLEAPMLEAFPDRILNIHPALLPAFGGKGLYGRRVHEAVLASGARVSGCTVHLIDAVYDHGPIVLQAPVPVLPEDDAGSLAARVLQAEHILYPEAVRLFADERVRVREGRVEVLPCDREDPRRVRRALITVSEKAGVVEFARGLEALGVEIVSTSGTAKLLREAGVEVRALETLTGFPEILGGRVKTLHPRVHGGILMRRADAEHRREAAAHGIEPIDLVAVNLYPFAKAAGSAPAFGAEQVENIDIGGVTLIRAAAKNHEDVAVVVSPADYAGLLAELERGSGRLSEDTRRRLASAAFEHTAAYDAMIARAWSAVPVPAGLPAAASSTPSASPRRTPEASAPFPQRLEASFDKLFELRYGENPHQKAALYARAGKAPSFEQLHGKELSFNNLLDAFGTWEAVSEHEEPAVVVFKHVTPSGVAVAGTLAEALEKAWACDPLSAFGGVLAFNRPVDAAVAAALSKRFVEVLSAPSFEPEALELLKKKPNLRLVRMDAPPARELQLRSLGRETLVYEPDRLLLKDEPRLVTKRAPTPEEERALRFAWAACKYVKSNAIVLAAADRTVGIGAGQMSRVDSVRIAGEKYAKYRETNPAASPLVLAGDAFFPFRDGLDEAARLGVSAVIHPGGSVRDAEVTAAADEHGIAMLLTGVRHFRH